One Nostoc punctiforme PCC 73102 DNA window includes the following coding sequences:
- a CDS encoding heavy metal translocating P-type ATPase — protein sequence MQLVPKTKLAPELGPILEKIILDVGGMKCAGCVNAVERQLTQHPGVKSACVNLATEVAVVESETGAVDADALAQRLTAVGFPTQPRKARATVAGEISTLPDPAERQRREMRSSVRQLAIAAMLLLLSGSGHFGNLGSSVLPLLNNIWFHCGLATVALLIPGRPILVDGWLGWRRNAPNMNTLIGLGTLTAYIASLVALLFPQMGWECFFDEPVMMLGFILLGRTLEQQARGRAAAAFRKLLALQPQVARLIANPEKGGVGSSSVEIPAEQVRVGEWLQVLPGDKIPVDGEVVLGQTTVDESMLTGEAVPVIKQPGDSVTGGTLNQSGAIAIQTTRTGSDTTLAQIVALVEAAQTRKAPVQKLADTVAGYFTYGVLTASLLTFVFWYFFDTHLWTDIAMSGEMEMMSHAIHQAPRSPLLISLKLAIAVMVVACPCALGLATPTAILVGTAMGAERGLLIKGGDVLEKVHQLDTVVFDKTGTLTTGHPIVTDCLLISETGSGNPYSLIQLATAVESGTHHPLAKAIQQEAQRQKLSIPEAVDFHTEPGLGVSAVVEDTVVLLGNWDWLSWHGISISETAQQVAQDLATDGKTVVCVAVGGTLAGLIAVSDTLRPDAQSTVDKLRQMGLRVMLLSGDRLEAASAIAKQLGLDSADVIAGVPPAKKAAAIKNLQQAGTKGTPNSSLLTQHSVVAMVGDGINDAPALSQADVGIALHSGTDVAMETAEIVLMRDRLNDVVESIQLSRATFNKIRQNLFWAFAYNTVGIPLAAGVLFPSLGFVLNPSGAAALMAFSSVSVVTNSILLRRLARHS from the coding sequence ATGCAACTTGTCCCAAAAACTAAGCTAGCCCCAGAACTTGGCCCAATTTTAGAGAAAATTATTCTTGATGTTGGGGGCATGAAGTGTGCTGGGTGTGTGAACGCGGTAGAACGACAGCTAACCCAACATCCAGGAGTCAAGAGTGCCTGTGTGAACCTGGCGACAGAGGTAGCAGTTGTAGAGTCAGAAACTGGTGCGGTAGATGCAGATGCACTGGCACAGCGATTAACAGCCGTTGGATTTCCAACTCAACCCCGAAAAGCTAGGGCCACAGTAGCAGGCGAAATATCTACCTTACCAGATCCAGCAGAACGACAACGCCGAGAAATGCGGTCTTCTGTTAGGCAGTTGGCGATCGCTGCAATGTTGCTGTTATTGTCGGGAAGTGGACATTTTGGTAATCTTGGTAGCTCGGTGCTGCCACTGTTAAATAACATCTGGTTTCACTGTGGATTGGCTACAGTGGCGTTATTAATTCCCGGTCGCCCGATTTTAGTAGATGGCTGGCTAGGCTGGCGGCGAAATGCGCCTAACATGAACACCCTGATAGGATTGGGAACGCTGACAGCCTACATTGCTAGTTTAGTAGCGCTGCTCTTTCCCCAAATGGGTTGGGAGTGCTTCTTTGACGAACCAGTAATGATGCTGGGCTTTATTCTTTTAGGAAGAACATTAGAGCAACAAGCTAGAGGTCGCGCTGCTGCTGCATTTAGGAAATTGCTAGCACTTCAGCCACAGGTAGCGCGATTGATTGCCAACCCAGAAAAAGGAGGAGTGGGATCTTCTAGTGTAGAGATTCCTGCCGAACAGGTGCGGGTTGGTGAATGGTTACAGGTGCTGCCAGGCGATAAAATTCCTGTAGATGGTGAAGTGGTGCTTGGTCAAACAACAGTCGATGAATCCATGTTGACTGGGGAAGCCGTGCCAGTAATTAAGCAACCGGGAGATTCGGTGACAGGCGGTACACTAAACCAGTCAGGAGCGATCGCTATTCAGACAACCCGGACTGGAAGTGATACAACTCTAGCTCAAATTGTTGCTTTAGTAGAAGCCGCCCAAACTCGGAAAGCCCCAGTACAAAAGTTAGCCGATACAGTAGCTGGTTACTTCACATACGGGGTGTTAACAGCATCTTTATTAACATTTGTCTTTTGGTACTTTTTCGACACTCATCTTTGGACTGATATCGCCATGTCTGGTGAGATGGAGATGATGAGCCACGCTATACATCAAGCTCCCCGCTCCCCTTTATTAATTAGTTTAAAACTAGCGATCGCAGTTATGGTAGTTGCCTGTCCCTGTGCTTTAGGACTTGCTACCCCAACAGCTATTCTTGTTGGGACTGCTATGGGCGCAGAACGGGGTTTGTTAATCAAAGGCGGCGACGTTTTAGAAAAAGTACACCAGTTAGACACTGTAGTATTTGATAAAACTGGTACTCTGACCACGGGTCATCCCATCGTGACCGATTGCTTGTTAATTTCAGAAACGGGAAGTGGGAATCCCTACTCTCTAATCCAACTAGCAACAGCCGTAGAAAGTGGTACTCACCACCCTCTAGCAAAAGCGATTCAGCAAGAAGCACAGAGACAAAAGTTATCTATTCCAGAAGCTGTGGACTTTCACACGGAACCAGGATTAGGAGTGTCTGCTGTGGTAGAGGACACAGTTGTACTGTTGGGTAACTGGGATTGGTTGAGTTGGCACGGTATTTCAATTAGTGAAACTGCACAACAGGTAGCACAGGATTTGGCAACAGATGGTAAAACAGTCGTTTGTGTAGCAGTTGGGGGAACTCTAGCCGGATTAATTGCTGTTTCTGATACCCTTAGACCAGATGCCCAATCCACTGTAGACAAATTGCGTCAGATGGGATTACGGGTAATGTTGCTCAGTGGCGATCGCCTAGAAGCAGCTAGCGCCATAGCCAAACAACTAGGATTAGATAGTGCTGATGTCATAGCAGGTGTTCCCCCAGCGAAAAAAGCAGCTGCAATCAAGAATTTACAACAAGCAGGGACAAAAGGAACTCCTAACTCCTCACTCCTCACTCAGCACTCAGTAGTCGCAATGGTAGGAGATGGAATCAATGATGCTCCAGCTTTATCTCAAGCAGATGTAGGAATTGCTTTGCACTCCGGGACAGATGTGGCAATGGAAACTGCTGAAATTGTCTTAATGCGTGATCGCTTAAACGATGTAGTCGAATCTATTCAGCTTAGTCGCGCCACCTTCAACAAAATCCGCCAAAATTTATTCTGGGCTTTTGCATATAATACAGTTGGCATTCCTTTAGCAGCAGGTGTTTTGTTCCCTAGTCTGGGTTTTGTCCTTAACCCATCTGGCGCTGCTGCATTAATGGCTTTTAGCTCTGTTAGCGTCGTCACAAACTCAATATTATTAAGACGATTAGCTCGTCACTCGTAG
- a CDS encoding TM2 domain-containing protein: protein MSNLNPSHPTKQLLAGYCGIILGGFGVHKFILGYAPEGFIMLVVSVVAGSFTYGIALLIMQLVGLIEGMIYLNKPPEEFVNTYFVNKQGWF, encoded by the coding sequence ATGTCAAATCTCAACCCCAGTCACCCTACCAAACAACTTCTAGCTGGTTACTGTGGCATTATCCTTGGAGGATTTGGGGTTCATAAATTTATTCTAGGATACGCTCCAGAAGGCTTTATCATGTTGGTGGTTTCTGTAGTTGCGGGTTCTTTCACCTACGGTATTGCCTTGTTAATTATGCAACTTGTAGGTTTAATCGAAGGCATGATCTATTTGAATAAGCCTCCTGAAGAATTTGTAAATACCTACTTTGTGAATAAGCAGGGCTGGTTCTAA
- a CDS encoding CPBP family intramembrane glutamic endopeptidase has protein sequence MTLKRLVLIFVLTPIAVLLAVSALFGSWQEPQFQSRLELYQTNIALQAQAWQSEDSGDDNLQGIREAILGEQPLESATKQYQEARQSVQANLDKVNNKLAQLRSQSEITPIPPKPLPEVPPTTKTSKQGKQQLQQSLKQLQKLLAELDLRLGILQAQQGQTDTALKTWSELQERSDVNPEFGETAAVLSGLWSNPPRLLQNAQERIQKNLEGWFRSTALVQLYQLQQRQEALLAVKAAQKETAAQAVLKLAVIGTIPTLAALIGLILLILLFAQRLLKGKASLLAQNADIPWSTPWDGETVLQVFIVGFFFMGQIFVPLVISVLPIPRPIVDVRLQAFSVLVSYLLVALGALLVLYFSLKPFFPLPEFWFRFRFQNNWFLWGLGGYCTALPIVVMVSLINQQLWQGQGGSNPLLQLALESQDGVALGIFFFTAAIAAPFFEEILFRGFLLPSLTRYLPVWGSIIISSLLFAIAHLSLSEILPLTALGIVLGVVYTRSRNLLAPMLLHSLWNSGTLLSLFVLGSN, from the coding sequence ATGACACTCAAGCGGTTGGTTTTAATTTTTGTGCTAACGCCGATAGCAGTTCTGTTGGCAGTTTCGGCTTTATTCGGTAGTTGGCAAGAACCCCAGTTCCAAAGTCGCCTGGAACTGTACCAAACCAATATTGCTTTGCAGGCCCAAGCTTGGCAATCAGAAGATAGCGGTGATGACAATCTTCAAGGGATTCGGGAAGCGATACTTGGTGAGCAACCACTAGAAAGCGCTACAAAGCAATATCAGGAGGCACGTCAGTCAGTTCAAGCGAATTTGGACAAAGTTAACAATAAGCTTGCACAATTACGCTCTCAATCTGAAATAACTCCCATACCTCCTAAACCTCTACCTGAAGTTCCTCCGACTACTAAAACCTCTAAACAAGGAAAGCAACAGTTACAGCAGTCCCTAAAGCAATTACAAAAATTACTGGCTGAATTAGACCTGCGCCTGGGAATTTTACAAGCACAGCAAGGACAGACGGATACAGCCCTGAAAACTTGGAGTGAATTACAAGAGCGCTCAGATGTCAATCCAGAGTTTGGAGAAACCGCAGCTGTATTGAGTGGACTGTGGAGCAATCCTCCCCGTCTGCTCCAAAATGCTCAAGAACGGATTCAAAAGAATCTAGAAGGTTGGTTTCGCTCTACTGCTTTGGTTCAGCTATACCAACTCCAACAACGACAAGAAGCTTTATTAGCAGTAAAAGCTGCACAAAAAGAAACTGCTGCTCAAGCGGTGTTGAAATTAGCGGTTATTGGTACTATTCCTACCTTGGCGGCTTTAATTGGTCTAATATTGCTGATTTTATTATTTGCTCAACGCTTGTTGAAAGGAAAAGCCTCGTTACTAGCTCAAAATGCTGATATTCCTTGGTCAACGCCTTGGGATGGTGAAACGGTTTTGCAGGTTTTTATTGTAGGCTTTTTCTTTATGGGGCAAATTTTTGTGCCCTTGGTGATATCGGTCCTACCCATTCCGCGCCCTATTGTTGATGTGCGACTTCAGGCATTTTCTGTTTTGGTTAGTTACCTATTGGTAGCATTAGGTGCGCTGTTAGTGCTGTATTTCTCTCTCAAGCCATTTTTTCCGCTACCAGAATTTTGGTTCCGCTTCCGTTTTCAAAATAACTGGTTTCTGTGGGGACTGGGCGGCTATTGTACGGCTTTGCCTATAGTTGTGATGGTATCTTTAATCAATCAACAGCTATGGCAAGGGCAGGGTGGTAGTAACCCCCTGCTGCAACTGGCCTTAGAAAGCCAAGATGGGGTAGCACTTGGTATATTCTTCTTTACAGCAGCGATCGCTGCTCCTTTTTTCGAAGAAATTCTGTTTCGTGGCTTTTTGCTACCTTCTCTAACTCGTTACTTACCCGTATGGGGATCGATTATAATCAGTAGTCTGTTATTTGCGATCGCTCACCTCAGCTTATCGGAAATTCTTCCCCTGACAGCATTGGGGATCGTTTTAGGGGTAGTTTACACGCGATCGCGCAACCTCCTTGCTCCTATGCTCCTACACAGCCTTTGGAATAGTGGTACATTATTAAGCCTATTTGTTTTAGGTAGTAATTAA
- a CDS encoding DUF2752 domain-containing protein, which produces MAIAQGNLLEALAENLFDPLLFASFVIVAVHITLKLVTKSRITAFYCHPVKQRKLQIIGLFILLIYYFLLLYKLSQTGEMYSYFINSPLGKLFS; this is translated from the coding sequence ATGGCTATTGCCCAAGGCAATTTGCTTGAAGCACTGGCAGAAAATTTATTCGATCCACTTTTATTTGCCAGTTTTGTGATTGTGGCAGTTCATATTACTCTGAAACTAGTCACAAAAAGCCGAATTACAGCATTTTATTGTCATCCAGTAAAACAAAGAAAATTACAGATAATAGGGTTATTTATACTTTTGATTTACTATTTTCTCCTCCTGTATAAACTATCACAGACAGGAGAAATGTATTCTTATTTTATTAACTCACCCTTGGGTAAACTTTTTTCTTGA
- a CDS encoding FHA domain-containing protein, producing the protein MYSASQKAELTLELFHFQTNTSLQFPPNLSVISIGKPNDQKPPDIDISGLPDSDVASRIHAQIWVNGDEYHITDLDSSNGTYINGAKLQPQVFCPLHPGDRVSFGQGDKITFMFRVQQHSASATKNPPSSSAPTKITAPTTSKEEEDQVILASKLIGLGLILAGITFLSTSIYVSVYLRSTPGILLCMGGVVALNWGGRDNRKLGWVLIGIGIALFIASGVVIGSVSLFSLLVSFAGISCGYQLFTTGKVFNFNPLTLQIVKK; encoded by the coding sequence ATGTACAGTGCATCTCAGAAAGCCGAGCTAACTTTGGAGCTTTTTCACTTCCAAACCAACACATCTTTGCAATTTCCACCAAATCTTTCTGTAATTTCCATTGGTAAGCCAAACGACCAAAAACCTCCAGATATTGATATTTCTGGTTTACCAGATTCGGATGTGGCATCTCGCATCCACGCACAAATTTGGGTGAATGGGGACGAATACCATATTACCGATTTGGACAGTTCTAATGGTACATACATTAACGGTGCGAAACTTCAACCTCAAGTTTTTTGTCCACTACATCCAGGAGACAGAGTTTCCTTTGGACAAGGAGACAAAATAACTTTTATGTTTAGGGTGCAACAACACTCTGCATCTGCTACAAAAAACCCTCCATCAAGCTCCGCGCCAACAAAAATTACAGCACCTACCACTAGTAAAGAAGAGGAAGATCAAGTAATTCTTGCTAGCAAGCTTATTGGTTTAGGGCTAATCCTCGCAGGCATTACATTTTTAAGTACAAGTATTTATGTGAGCGTCTACTTACGCAGCACACCTGGAATTTTGCTGTGTATGGGAGGTGTCGTAGCTCTAAATTGGGGTGGGCGCGATAATCGCAAACTAGGATGGGTTTTGATTGGGATCGGAATTGCTCTATTCATCGCCAGTGGTGTTGTAATCGGTTCAGTTTCACTTTTTTCTCTGCTGGTGTCATTCGCTGGCATCTCCTGTGGATATCAGTTGTTTACAACCGGAAAAGTGTTCAACTTTAATCCGCTTACACTCCAAATAGTTAAAAAATAA